Below is a window of Oceanipulchritudo coccoides DNA.
CACGAACGCCAGCATTGTTTATCAACCGCTACGTGTCTGGATCGAGCATGACCAGATTGCCTACAGTGCAGAGGTCCTTGGAGTGGATGAGCGAACCAATATTGCATTTCTGCGAACGCACTCCTTGCCAAGCAACTTCAGCTTTTTTCATCTGACGGATCGGCCTGACTTGCCACCTGTGGGAAGTTTTATCCTTCGTCTGAGCATGCCGCTCGAGTTTTCCGCCAGTCCAAGCTTTGGGATGGTTTCCGGATTTGAGAGTCGGTTTGGAGAGCGCTTTTTTCCGTGTACTTACGTACGGACGACAATTCCCGCTGGTCCTGGAGATGGCGGTTCGGCCTATGTCGACCTCACTGGACGGCTTCTCGGAATCCAGGTTGGCTCGCTCCCGGATGTTGCTTCCAGTTATATTCTCCCTGCCCGGGCGGCCCTTCGCATACGCGATGATATCCTGTTTTCCGGACAGGTCACTTACGGGTGGATCGGATTTGAGGTGGATATCGAAACCAGCATCGAGAACGGAAAACAAATTGTCCTGAACGAGATTTTCGAGGATTCCCCAGCCATGAAAGCAGGGTTGATCGAGGGAGATATTCTTGAGCAGATCGGTGACTACCAGATTCATTCTCTTGATGACTTGAGAAATGCGATGTTCTACACACGCGTTGGCCAATATGTGGACATCCGCATCGTGCGTGATGGTGAACCGAGACGGATGAGCGTTAAAATGGACGCGCGTCCCAAGGATGAGCCGATGGAAATCATTGAATCCGTGGAAATGGATCCGGCAGTTGATCCCTTGAAGGAAAAACCTGAATCAGCGAATGAACAGCCCATGCCGTTCGAAAAGGATTTTAATCAATCCCCTGAAGAGGAATCTGCTGGTGCGGAAGATTCTGTTTCCGGGAATCCCGAGCCCGCTTCCTGATCGATTGTAGGCCGGGCAAGCTCCATGGCGGCCTCCCATTCCCGTCCCTCTTCAGGCAAGCCGTATTGATCGAGGTAGATGCGCAGCGCATTCCGTTCGGGCGGATTTTCTGCAACCATTGGATCCGGCGGAAGGGAAGGAATTGCTGTCTTGCTGATGTACCACATGGCCCATGCTCGTTGGCGCTCCAAGAATTGGTCGCAAGGCATTCGAGTGGCTTGATGAATAAAACTGACCCGGGGGTTGCCGAGAAATCCGTCGCCTGCGTAATGACGCAAAAACCAGGCAAGAGCGCGGTATGGCTGTCGGAAAGGTTCGCCGAGTTTGTCCGGATCCAGATAAATGGCCCGGCAGAGCGCCAGAATTGCCCGGGCTGGCAACTTGATCGTCCAGAGATAATTCGCATAGGTACAGGCAGCCTGAAACACAGCTTTTTCACGATGCTCCCCGGTCTCGTGCTCAACCCGAAGATTGCGAAAGGACATTTTTTCTTCCGGGGCAGGGAGTAGCGGGCAGGGAGGTGTCGCTCTTGCGGGATTCTTTTCCGTTGAGGTTGGATCAGCCATGCTACACATTCAATAGGCTTTAAATGAGTGAAACTGCAAATTCATCCCCGAAAATCCATTCAGTCAGCGGGCTTCAGCGTGTCCTCCTTGCCGCCTTTGCCTGGTGTCTGCGGAAATGGATGAAGACCCTGGAATTTGAAGACCTCGTTTCCCTGAACCGGGTGGTCAATAAAGCCCCGACTGGCACGATTTTCCTGCTCTGGCACAACCGGCTCTTTCCGTTGATGTCAGCCCTTGTTCGCGTCGGTGTTGAGGGACGGGAATTCCACGGACTGGTCAGTGCCAGCCGCGATGGCGGCCAGTTGAGCTATTTCATGGAAAGCATCGGGGTGAAGCCGATCCGTGGCAGCAGCAGTC
It encodes the following:
- a CDS encoding S1C family serine protease, translating into MLRALSGSRFGRFLLPFIFLVGSLGTPLLGNDELRGLEERLVSLFAENQSAMVRVKAVYPSKNKAEGEEVPQVVIGTGFFISREGLIITNASIVYQPLRVWIEHDQIAYSAEVLGVDERTNIAFLRTHSLPSNFSFFHLTDRPDLPPVGSFILRLSMPLEFSASPSFGMVSGFESRFGERFFPCTYVRTTIPAGPGDGGSAYVDLTGRLLGIQVGSLPDVASSYILPARAALRIRDDILFSGQVTYGWIGFEVDIETSIENGKQIVLNEIFEDSPAMKAGLIEGDILEQIGDYQIHSLDDLRNAMFYTRVGQYVDIRIVRDGEPRRMSVKMDARPKDEPMEIIESVEMDPAVDPLKEKPESANEQPMPFEKDFNQSPEEESAGAEDSVSGNPEPAS